The DNA sequence GATGCGAGACAAGCCCAAGTCCTATTCTATGCTCAAATTTTGGCCTTAGCTATGATTGTCGTATGTACTCGATCTTTACGTACTAGAGTTTACAAAGACTGACTTAATGCTTCTCACAGCTCCGCATTATTTTTCGCATATGCGAGTATTCTCAGGGCCTGGACAGCAAAATCCCCAACCACGAGGCATACCAATATTGTCTTGACTCGTTACCTATGTTTATTGCACTCGTGGTCTATAATGTAGTGCATCCAGGTCGCATTATGCGAGGAAAATCTAGAGATATGCCTTCAGTTTGGGAATTGagaaagcagaaaaagaaaggaataTGTTTGGCGGATACATCTCTGGTGATACAAGCCGATTCTGCTGTCAAAGTATAGGTATATAATCGAGTCTATATAGTCTGAATCTTGTGTCTCATAAACTTACCATCTAATACAGTTGCCTTTATACACTGAATTTAAGAAGCTTCTCTGCATTCTTAAATGAAATCTTGGAGTATTCCTCTTCTGTAACCAGACCACTTTCTCGAAGCTTCGCCCTGTTCTGTGTTTGAGTACGGATAATCAACACTATACATTATCCTGTCGATACTCATGCTCCTTAGCAAACACGCCATCGGTGGCATTGTAAACGTCCCACTCGTGGTTACTTAGATGTTCTTTACTTAAATTTGCTTGAAGCTCAACTCTGCCTTGTTCCATATTTGTATCACCTTTTCATCTATGCGGTCCAGCATATATGGCAGCATCTCGCCCATGTGTCCCACTACCACTTTCATATTTGGGTACCTCCAGAAAATACCTGCAGCGTACATTCTCAACACGGAGAGTGCAGTATCGCAATGCCAGTCCCAGCCTGCGATTCCTAGCACAGCACCAACTTCTTTGTCGTAGTTTCCGTCATAAAGGGCCACCTGAACATCTTCAAGAGGCGTGGTGGGATGTATGTAAATTGGAACATCGAGTTCTTGAGCCTTGGCAAAGACATCTAGAGCAACTTCATCGTAGTACCGCCCATCGTCAAGATGACTGTCAATGAGTGCGCCGACCATTCCCAGCTCCTTGATACATCGCTCAAGTTCTTCTGATGCAGCTTTACCATGTTTCATGTTTCATGTTTCATAGGAAGAGTAACAAAGCCTTTGAAGCGTAGCTGGGCCTGAATTGCGTTGAGCGGCCGCTACAACTTTTGGAGCCAGTGAGGTGATGCCGAAGCTGTTGGAAAGGACCTGGACATTAACACGTCCGCTGTCCATTGCGTTAATGCGAACACCATTCGGTGTAATGTCGGTAAGCTTTTCAAGCCAATCAGGTCTTACTTTCGTGTAGAACTGGCTTTGGGAAGTTGGAAAAGCTGTAATAGCATTGCTTGATAGGAAGTGCTCTTCAAGAGTAGTAAATGGAGATGATATGATGGCTCAATATCGGATAGCGGTACGTAGGAAATATAGTATTAACTGCTAAGCAAAATGAAGATGGGAGATCATGTTGATGTAGACTTGAAGTAGCAATATATATACCCTTTCTACTAGGACATGAACATTTACTAAATTGGTGCGAGTCTGTAATACAAGAGTTGACCTCGGCTACTGCGGATATGTGCTATATCCGCGGAGTCAAGAGACGCTCTAGTAAACTACTTGAATCATGATCCGCGGAAAAGGCCTATTTCTATTGAACTACTCTAATCAAATGGTAAAGGCGCCTACGTATTATAGCCTAAATACTTGAAAAAGCCTATAGCTAGGGCGGGGGCTATGGTAGGTTGCTGATCTAGTTAGGTTGCGGATATGGCCCGGCATCGGGGGAAAAGAGATCCAGAGATTGCCGGTGCTGGATAAAATAGTGAATACACATTACAAACAGAATGAATATGTCACTAACTATAATAGCCATGAATCGAGAACACGTCAAGCATTTAGCTGAATATGGCTGTCGAGATCCAAGTCCAGAAAGAGTATCTAAACCATCGGACGGATCACACGGTGTTGTGGCAAGAGAGATTCGTCATAAAGCGCATACTGTTACTTTACCGTATTCCACCATTATAAACAAAAGAATCCTTTTTATTCGGCTATAAATAGTATAAATTGCCATCATTCTGTTTTTAGGCTTGAAGTTGTACGTTAATcacctaggtaggtagtctTGTCACTCTACCGCCTCCATACAACTTACAGTGGGGCGTGCGATTTATTTGTGAAATGCACCGCTGCTTAGACTCTCAAGTTCTGCAATATTACGATCCACTTGGTGGTCAGAACTGTCCGATTTAGCAAACGGCTTGCATATGAAGCTAGCCAATTTACAAGCAGGGGCGCTCTCTGGGGTGGAAACAGTGGCCTGTTCCAGTCTGATTTTGGCAAGTAAAGTACAACATTATTGGCAGCTGAATATCCTATGCTCGTCAAATTTCTCTAAACACGATTTGGGAATATACAAGTCGTAAACCTGGCATATCTAAAAACGTCCAAGAATCACAGCAATGGGTAAAAGCTGATTTCGTGTGATTAGGTCCGGCGGCATCAAAGACATTCTTGACAGCTCTCACAGCGGTCGATAGGAGCGAGACTATCACAATCGACAACGAGCTTGCTGGAGTGGGCTTTTCTCTACAACAAGATaactataaataaactctGGGCAGCAAATATTATTCTGCACGAGCATTGAGATGGGGAGGAAGGCCTTCTCATTCATTGTGATTCATTactatatatgtatatagcAGTATCAAAACAGATCATTTATTTACATATCAATGTACTTGACAGATATGTTGAGAAATACTGCTCAAGATTTCTGGCCTTGTACTGAGACCATGCTGAGTTCGATGGCCTGCAAGCGGGTACCAGAAGTGGAAGTATATGATGTGAAATTTGTATTTTTTGAGATACATCAAGTGCTGGTGCTATTATGGGCGCCCTGTGCCATATTGAGGTCCGACGCAATATGTGACCACAAGAAAAGGATTTGACTGCTACATCCAATCCAACTTTCAGCCCTCATTCATGGTCCGCCATTATAAATTCCATAGCTCAGCCAGTCTCCGTTGATGCAACCATCTGGATCGTAGAGCCTCGTTACAGCGCCACTTTGAGAACCGCCTAAATAAAGGGCGACGTGCTTTCCGTTGCGAATTGAGTTGACTCGAACACTGCGCTGGTCTGGCCAGAATTGATCTTCGGCTCCTACACTGCCTATAATGGTTGTAccgccgccattgctgcagtCTGAGCGAGGAGAGTATTAGCATTCTGAGCTCTatcaaaggaaaagacaCTACCAGAATCCATACCGGGATTTGGATACACTGTGAAGTCTGCATCATAGCTTAGCGCAGTGCCAACGAAGGCAGACAGCAGAGCTGCGTAAATTCTTGGGAAATGCATTTTGCGGGGTTTGATCTCTTGGGGATAGCAATAAAAGATTTGGTGTTAATTGCCATGAAAGACTCAGGGTTTGAGAGCGCTCTTTATATTGTTGGCACTTTGGAATAGATACGCAATTGTACGACCCTCTAATGCAGGCATAAGCTGATATACTGCGATAGGAAACTGCAGTGCAGAAGGATGACTGGCTGTGGGGTGGTTTCAATACTCGTATAAGTGGAGGATCGGAATGATTAGCTCATTATCTGTTACTCAGAATACAAACGTAGCATAGGTCAATTCGTCCAAGACAACTGGCTAGACTTGTAATACCGAATTGGCCAAATCCCCTTCCGTCGCTTTTAAATGAAATCTCGCCTGATATGTCACATAGGCACATCTGGTGAGTTAGTAATGTCAGATCATGTCCTTTA is a window from the Trichoderma atroviride chromosome 5, complete sequence genome containing:
- a CDS encoding uncharacterized protein (EggNog:ENOG41) yields the protein MKHGKAASEELERCIKELGMVGALIDSHLDDGRYYDEVALDVFAKAQELDVPIYIHPTTPLEDVQVALYDGNYDKEVGAVLGIAGWDWHCDTALSVLRMYAAGIFWRYPNMKVVVGHMGEMLPYMLDRIDEKVIQIWNKAELSFKQI
- a CDS encoding uncharacterized protein (SECRETED:SignalP(1-20)); this encodes MHFPRIYAALLSAFVGTALSYDADFTVYPNPDCSNGGGTTIIGSVGAEDQFWPDQRSVRVNSIRNGKHVALYLGGSQSGAVTRLYDPDGCINGDWLSYGIYNGGP